CTAATCTAATGAGCAGGTTAAAAAACATGGGTCCGGGTTGAGTCCAACTCAAGCTACACCACTGCATCGGTGTCTGATAGGTTCATGAAACTTTGCCGATGTGCAAATTAGGAGTTTCTAAACACTGACAAATTTAACCAAGATAACTATTTGACCCTTATTTAGTTTTTTTAACATGCTTGACTCTGATTTTTCGTGCCTTGTTCTGACGCTTGCGTCGCCTCTTGAGGACACCAGCGAATTAAAACAGTCTTTCTTTtaatttggagaaaaaaaaagaggaaaggcAATGCACGGATGGatactgagatttttttttttttttttaaatggtattgagtacatcctgccaaatcaaAAACAAGTAAAGACTACAAACGAGGGGGAATATTCCCATGAATGTTCAGATGATCTTCTGAAAGTGTCGGATAACAAAGAAGGCGATCCAGTCTGCGGCACTGTTCGCCTTTCGGAATACATGTACTGTCTGAAAAGAGCTCAGCTCCTGAATCAGTTTACGGATATCACGAATAAGAGGATAACCATGACCATATCTGTTCACTCCCTGCACCCAATCAATCACAACTGAAGAATTCTCCTCAAGGCAAATGCACTTAGTACTAAGTATCTGTCTCGCAAAAAAGATTGCCTGTAGCTCCGTTCCAACTACAATAAGACCGGGCATGCAGTGACCTGCAGTAGGACCAGGCTACCCTCTCGTGATTTCTCTCGGCGGCACAAAGGATGGGTGGAGCGTccacagaaaaataaaataaaaaaaagaaaaagttctaCCCATGATTGTAGCTGAATCCAAGGAACCAAAACGTACGGAAGCCTTTACGTTAACTTTTTAGATCTTTTTACTTACTTTGGGGCATAAATTATTGGACACATACATCCAGCCAAAGAACACATACATCCAGCTATTGACCTATGTAAATTATTGTACGAGAGATGTATAAAAAGTCCAAGAGCAGAGTCCCAGAAACACTGCACAAGTAAGTCAAAATTCAGGAGAACACAGCGGCCCGCTTATCCTTCCAGGAAGAAGACGCCCAAGTTCGCCTCAGCTTGCCAGGTAGAAACTCTCATGCTTGCTTGCAATTCAACTATACCACACTTGTCCCTTACTCCACATCCGTATGGACTCTCTCTCTAGGATAACTTATTCTATGATTCAATTTGACCAATTTATAACATAGATGCCTTGGAATATAATATCAAATAATtgcgtttgttttttttttcttttgatatttttatgGCAGCAAGGCTGCATGACGGGcttgcctttttcttatgaatatCCATGCAAACCCTTATAATTTCTACTTCATTCCATATGTTTCCATCGTCATACTTGAATTCAAAACCTATTGCAAATTAGCAAGCTTCAACTCGTGTAATCTTGCTGCTAATCCATTCATTTGCTatgttttttgaatttctttttttttttttactacaaGGTGACAAGAAATGTGGAGCCTAAGGAATTTTTAGTTTAAACTAGAACAACAAAGGCAGGCGGGGAGTGAGGGTTCCTGCCGGATATGGAGCTTGTCAGGCGATGGAGAAGACCATCTACCATGTTCTTTTTGGGTGCCCGAGAGCCAGTCAGATATGGAGATGTGCTTCAGCTCAGCCTGACCAGAGGCAGATGTAGGCGTCCACTAAGGAGTTCCTACGACATTTGGAGGTCTCGATCTGGGGGTCTGTacaagaggagagggggactCGTGATGCCTATCTGGCCTATCACTGTGGGCTGGAGAGAGATGCACGGGTTTTCGACGGCGAGAGCCTCCATTCGAGGGTGGTGGCGGACCGAGCTCTACGGCATGCGGCGGAGATCATCGGTACTATTGAGGCTTCATCTACTGGGTTggtcagggacatctggggcccccATTCTGCTCTTGCAGCGTCCATGACGATATTGGTATATATCCTAGGTGCCCCCACCTCCTGACTTTcttaaggtgaacttcgatggcaGCGTAGCAACGGACGGAAGTTGCGGAGGTGTGGGATTTATTATCAGGGATCATGACGCCAGACTTGTGGCGGCAGGTGGGCGAAGGATTTTTGATTCATCAATGGTGACCGCGGAGCTTCAGGCGGCTTAGGAGGGTGTCTCCTATATGAAGCGGGTACTAGGTACGGATCGCATCCTTCTCGAGGGAGACTCGACCATGGTGATCAAGTGGATCCGGAAAGAGAGGTGCTCAGTTGAGGACCGGTCACTGCTCCACGATATTCGCAGAACTTTGGGGGAGGCTGACTCTGGTGTGAGTTCTATCCTCAGCGCGAAGAGAAATAAGAATACATAAAGATTGAGCAtcagaaagagagggagagagtacGTGTGTGGTCAAGAGAATATTTGGGCTTCTGAACTAGTTCCTCCGCACATCCTAGTAGAGTATTATGTATTCTTGGACAGCTATCATCAGAAGATGGACGGTCATAAAACAATGTACTTTTTTTATGGCAGCCATCGACGGCGGCACAACACCCTATCCATGCACGTGTACTCGTAAGGTTCTACTCCCCACCTTccaccccctccctcctccgctCACATGATCCACGAACCTACAGCTCTGCCCTTCCGGTTCCGGCGAAAGCGACAATGCTCCCAATTTAGCCCCCTTTGTCTCGAAATCACCGTAGATTTGCTCTCAGATTTGCATGCTCGTCCTCTTGACCGATAGAGCCCGATTGGCCCGAACCCTTTTGCTACTCGCCACTAGGCCTTCATCTCAATTTAGTTGAGGACTCGTTCCTTTCCAACCACGTACTACTTCTTTGCCTTTTTCTAATCCCCCAGCCCGCCCCTAGTTTTTAAACTTTGGTAAGGGGCATTCCCCACCTTACCACTTCAAGCCAAAAAAGAGTCTTGCAACTTACATACAATAAAGAAATTCTAGTTATTGCATCGTATATTCGTACATACGCAAGGGCATATCAGTCTctccagaaaaaaagaaaaagaaaggaaaacaaacaagcCTCTACATAAAGAAGTTAACTATCTCTTCCCCCTCACCTCTCAAAGTcccaagagaagaagaagagcttgcCCATGGAGCCTCACAACATCACTCCTCCACAAGGGCTGACACGGGAGGAGTTTGCCGGGCTGGAGGAGGTCATCCGGGCGCACCACTCGTTCCCTCGGGCTCCCGGGACGTGCACGTCTCTCATCACGCAGCGCATCGATGCACCGCTCCGGGCGGTGTGGCCCATCGTCCGGAGATTCGACCGCCCGCAGCGGTACAAGCACTTCATCAAGAGCTGCAACCTCACCTCGGGGGATGGTGGCGTGGGGAGCGTACGGGAAGTGACTGTGATCTCCGGCCTCCCTGCATCGACGAGCACCGAGAGGCTGGAGATTTTGGACGATGAGCGGCATATACTTAGCTTCAGCGTCATGGGCGGAGAGCACCGCCTCAAGAACTACCGCTCGGTCACGTCGGTGACCGAGTTCATAAGGGACGACGGGAAGCCATATACGATCGTTCTGGAGTCGTACGTCGTCGACATACCGGAGGGAAACACGGAGGAGGATACCAAGATGTTTGTCGACACTGTCGTGAGGCTCAACTTGCAGAAGCTTTCAGCGGTGGCGATGGCTTCCGTGTAAGAAGGAATACTTGACGGTGGTGATGTTGATGATGATGGCAACATGATAGAGGTCATGATGggtttcttcttttccctttttcttgtataattttttttttttttaacctaaaAGTTTTATTCTGAATTCGAATGTCTAGTGTTTGAGGAGGGGGAAGCAAGTGGGTTGGTCTTCCAATGCAGGTTTGCTGTGTATATTCCTAGTTTGGTGGGTTCTTGTTTTAATTTGGTGTAGCAAAATGTTAAGGGAAGAGTGGATCTTTGCTTCAGACTCTCTCCATCTCTCTTTCTAAATTGAGTGTAAACCGTGAAAGCTCTTAGGATATGAAGCCCAATTGAAGGCCGTCGATCCTCCATGATGCACCATCAGCTTTCCACCTAGAAACCTACTCCGTTATATCTTAGGTTGGGCCACGAGAGAGTAAACCATTTATTGGACGGTCAAGAGCCTATGCAATATTGGAGGTGAAGCGGTTGGTGGGCTAGGTAGACAGGGACGGTGgcctttgagaggcttgagatGAATGAGGGGGTCAGAGTGAGGGAAGCCGAGAAAAGTTTGGTTGGCGAATTGGAAAGGAAGCTAGAGAGAGGCGTGGGTGGAGGAGCCTGCAGTAAGAGAAGAACGAGGCTTCTTTGGACGTAAAAAAAGCGCTGATATCGACGGACAGGCACAAAGGTGAGGCTTGGGCCTGGGAGACATGTGAAGGGACCTTGGGAGACATGTGACACCAGCCCCAGAATCTCCTTCTTTGGTTGTGTGCCCCTCCACTTACCAAGCTCTCCTCCTGGCAACAGCTAACAAACTCGAAAGGGACCACCCTACTACTCTCTCCTGAACTCGCCCTCCTTCCAGCCTCGGAATTGCTGTTCCACGACAAAGAGCGTTGGAATCATAACCCACGGAAGGGCCCCCTCTTAGGATGGCTAAAATTTCATCTGAACAGCCTAGAATGATGCCCAGTCTGcatggttttttctttttttcttctttttttttcgtggGGTTCGATTCGTAGCATGCATTTGTGCTCTTGTTTTGGTTTTCCTTGGATGGGTTTGTGGCTGGCCATATTAGCTCCTTTTTTTTGCTCCCTGTAGAAGATCTAACGCTTGTTTCTGTTTCCCTTGCACAATTTGTAAATAGAAACAAGGCGGGCTGCCACCTTttcttaaaaacaaaaaaaaacaaaaagtaaaATCGTTGTGTTATTCAAACTTAAGATCAAAAAGTTATAGAAGGTAAAAGAGTTAGAAGTGTAGAAAGTTCATGTTCAGATCACGATGCTTCACCCACCAAGCTCTGTACCACAAACGATACTGAATTGTCTGTATATTAAATGGCTGAGTATATTAGTCAGAAAAATTAATCCCCAAGTATTAAGGGAAGAAGGTTTAGTTTTTAGctaaaagactgaaaaaatagGCTGGAGCGATGCAAGGAGGGTCACGGTCCTAGTCCAGGATGAAGGCAGAGCCGCGACTTGTGGCGGGTAGAGGGAGGACCTCCTTTTCATCTCATTTGCGTGGCGAAAGCCCATCCGTGCGTGGAAAGAAGAAGTTGCAATGAAGACGGCATGGGACCCCAAAGGTTCCCATGCCCGCGGGCACTAGAGCTCCACGAAGGTGGACGCTCTTGGGCGATGCCGGGAAAAGCGTCCTTCCGTGAGTAAACCCCGCGAGGTCAAGCAAATAGTATGGGAAACATCCGTACAAATATGTATTTAGTTACATATCAATATTGGATAGACCTGTGATATTTATAGAAATCCAAATAGTATTTTCTTATTAGAAATCTAAATACTCCAATACTATTTTTTTCCCTTATAGCAAGGTTCATAATTAATTTCAAAAGGCCCACAAGACCTCATGGGTTTATACATGGATCCTTTGACAGGCTCGGCTCTCTCAGGATATTGGATAACAGCCTGCATTCTCTCATTGGCTCAAATACCTCACCGTCTATTGGAACTAAAATCATAGATACCTTCTTCGTTTAGCCATTTTGCCGCCAAAAATACTTGGATTTCCTTCGGAGAGAAGGTTGGAGAATCGGCGGCCTCTCTGACCTTGGCTTGCTTACAACGACCGCCTAGACCGACGGCGCGACGGGTGGTGGACAATCAATGACCACCCAGTCGTCGGTTCTAAGGTGCTCCGATGAATCCATTGGTTAGGGTTTGCGTTATTGGCGGAAAGCTCGTGGATAGGGACAGGTGGTGGGAGTGTGTAGCATCTACTGAGGCCGCGTGGGCGGCGAGAATTCCAAGGGTAAAGATGAGAGAAGAATGCAAAGAGCACGACACCTAGCGAATATTTTTCTCTAGACCCCTCGTTGAACTCACAATTATGCAATATTTTTATTGAATCTAATAATCCATTGGAGGGAAGATTACACTTAAATCTCTAAGCAATATACAAAATATTCAAAGGCTCCCAACAAGTTGTAAGCTATGTAGGGACCGCAAATAGTTCTCGGTCAATACCGTATTTGTCGGAAAAAAATCTTAAATCCACAAAAGCATTAAAGGCTCGCTGGGGTACTCCTACAAAAATTAGGCACGTTAGTCCATCCAAGCCCGAGCCTATAGTCCACCAAAGTCCGAGATATTTGGCGATAACTTTGTGCCTACTTAAAAAGATCATCATAAATTATTAAAGTAAGTATTATTATGAAGTAAGTGAATCCCATTCAGCTACAACTATGATGTATTCCATCGtctcttagttttgaaaagtaGTCACCATTTAAGCCATATAAGATGCTTTTTGACCGATTGTTGCATAAACACATCACATTTTACCCTTTTTTtagtttaaaaaatttatatatgtcGCTATTTTTGTTATTCTGATTCGATAATTAATTCCATCTAACTGCATCCTAATACAAGCCCGCATCTCAGGACAGcatgaagagaaaaaaaaagaaaaagatt
This is a stretch of genomic DNA from Phoenix dactylifera cultivar Barhee BC4 chromosome 9, palm_55x_up_171113_PBpolish2nd_filt_p, whole genome shotgun sequence. It encodes these proteins:
- the LOC103709545 gene encoding abscisic acid receptor PYL2, with protein sequence MEPHNITPPQGLTREEFAGLEEVIRAHHSFPRAPGTCTSLITQRIDAPLRAVWPIVRRFDRPQRYKHFIKSCNLTSGDGGVGSVREVTVISGLPASTSTERLEILDDERHILSFSVMGGEHRLKNYRSVTSVTEFIRDDGKPYTIVLESYVVDIPEGNTEEDTKMFVDTVVRLNLQKLSAVAMASV